A window of Oleomonas cavernae contains these coding sequences:
- a CDS encoding metallophosphoesterase: MSISIMRNDWQPMPVPSTVRAFAIGDVHGLSRALRSAFLEVARRAADGGPDHLVMLGDYIDRGPHSRGVMAQVIAGIAGVKITALAGNHEGVMAAACDSGDPRDMHLWLANGGSSVMNELGLPLTATAREAWAAFSEPERRFIDTLGHHHLEDGLLFIHAGLNPFVPLTQSLAWPWRQIPRNHHDERNSPFWVRDPFLFAEANPDGLFVIHGHTPEWDDAPALTPHRLGLDLGSAFTGRIGLAEIDGDRVRLTVIHDSDQPARWRSAARAG, translated from the coding sequence ATGTCCATCAGCATAATGCGTAATGACTGGCAGCCCATGCCGGTCCCAAGCACGGTCCGCGCCTTCGCCATCGGCGATGTCCATGGCCTCTCGCGCGCCCTGCGCAGCGCCTTCCTCGAAGTCGCGCGTCGCGCGGCGGACGGCGGTCCCGATCACCTGGTCATGCTGGGCGACTATATCGACCGCGGGCCTCACAGCCGTGGCGTCATGGCCCAGGTCATCGCTGGGATAGCCGGGGTGAAGATCACGGCGCTCGCGGGCAATCACGAAGGCGTGATGGCCGCCGCCTGCGACAGCGGCGATCCACGCGATATGCACCTCTGGCTCGCCAACGGCGGCAGCTCGGTCATGAATGAGCTCGGCCTGCCGCTGACGGCCACCGCCCGGGAAGCCTGGGCCGCGTTCAGCGAGCCGGAGCGGCGTTTCATCGATACCCTCGGGCATCACCACCTGGAAGACGGCCTGCTTTTCATTCACGCCGGGCTCAATCCCTTTGTCCCGCTCACCCAATCGCTGGCCTGGCCCTGGCGCCAGATTCCGCGCAATCACCATGACGAACGTAACTCGCCATTTTGGGTGCGTGACCCGTTTCTCTTCGCCGAGGCCAACCCGGACGGCCTGTTCGTGATTCACGGACATACGCCGGAATGGGACGACGCGCCGGCGCTGACGCCCCATCGCCTCGGCCTTGACTTGGGCTCGGCCTTTACCGGTCGAATTGGCCTGGCCGAGATCGACGGCGACCGCGTGCGGCTGACGGTGATTCACGACAGCGACCAGCCGGCACGCTGGCGCAGCGCCGCTCGCGCCGGCTGA